The proteins below come from a single Mya arenaria isolate MELC-2E11 chromosome 6, ASM2691426v1 genomic window:
- the LOC128236575 gene encoding baculoviral IAP repeat-containing protein 3-like gives MAARNSCSDVVSTKQKKEGSRPTPLALGISTLKPKYPQYALASRRTASFTGASTPWPADAHVKVEDLVDAGLVYTGVQDSVRCYHCGGGLRNWEPGDDPMVEHAKWYPACHHVLITKGKMFIRKVEDGDIPEDDTPSMTEDIRCDSLNTAVQAVIENGYPKEDAMRAISVIRNKNGPHAKITATDIASILLEAEDDPNFFLSFGVDNSEHGCSTEECEANDMTRLEQENEELKATSRCKICLSGRADVVFLPCGHIVSCSQCAPALSTCPVCRKDIMGLVKAYFASNGR, from the exons ATGGCAGCCAGAAACAGTTGTTCTGATGTAGTCTCTACGAAACAAAAGAAGGAGGGTTCCAGACCCACACCGCTTGCTTTGGGAATAAGTACCCTGAAACCGAAATACCCGCAGTATGCACTGGCGTCGCGAAGAACTGCGTCTTTCACGGGCGCTTCAACGCCTTGGCCAGCTGATGCACATGTCAAAGTGGAAGATCTGGTGGATGCAGGCTTAGTTTATACag GTGTACAGGACAGTGTTCGCTGCTACCACTGCGGCGGAGGGCTCCGAAACTGGGAACCCGGGGACGACCCAATGGTTGAGCACGCCAAATGGTACCCGGCCTGTCATCATGTACTCATTACAAAGGGGAAAATGTTTATCAGGAAAGTGGAAGACGGAGACATTCCAGAGGATGACACGCCTTCAATG ACAGAAGATATCAGATGTGACTCTTTGAATACTGCAGTGCAAGCTGTAATAGAAAATGGATATCCAAAAGAAGATGCCATGAGAGCCATTTCTGTGATTCGAAATAAGAATG GCCCACACGCGAAGATAACAGCTACTGATATTGCATCTATATTGCTGGAAGCGGAAGACGACCccaatttctttttaagtttCGGTGTAGACAATTCTGAACACGGTTGCTCCACTGAAGAATGTGAAG cAAATGACATGACGCGTTTAGAACAAGAAAATGAGGAGTTAAAAGCCACTTCACGCtgcaaaatatgtttgtccGGTCGTGCTGACGTCGTCTTTCTACCATGCGGGCACATTGTTAGTTGTTCCCAGTGTGCCCCCGCCCTAAGCACTTGTCCTGTTTGCCGAAAAGATATTATGGGTCTTGTGAAGGcgtattttgcttcaaatggtCGTTAA
- the LOC128236636 gene encoding uncharacterized protein LOC128236636: MDGQEMSNWNIGTAALRLTRNAMAETIEGPLQIEHTNLKKKAESDHVSRCTCKKLMCKNFWKAFCRTEFPKRHSYKHNPTYENYNTWSGDYFYFVKYFLDSKVYGNVTKFGELDFGGILSIYINFVPMCVSIYNMSSTGTINLPVVLTEARTEANKLRHAAQYTCTNTDLQTLLVKLNDLLAVIANTSYNNDDIKVASDNIKFLQLNPPNIPVWIGLLTRSEINAFKSDLVEFYQHNYSSLAVAPYYKTMTAPLKEMFVVPNLHKNGSENGITSWADMLGWNGSTCNNIVLSSKSREGKTTMCKFLLQEWCRVSSTNDACSLQCTSGHGGHFSDDDVLRRFDFVFFINQECGNLEKDVVKLISEHVLDGTSKSRPEGFFRRLLEQKKCLIIREGLQECSNLKTSLSKYCVCAPKIMSTIMFTSRQYCFQSENKVSVDANILLKGIGGDSIQELARKALTFLTNTFTPTFSKFQLNQKQWSSPSLRNMLRIPEFLLQLICQYIDGQSSAQESVLSMANLAFSWIDQLTLSQPLQSDCSGKTFPSKFDDTFLGKHKGLVLELGKFATEFICSPTSAFVSHSFRNKTTTKLALEAGILFEEEDTSHASTNGVKVIFVDNAFRDLFSAIYISATKADSSRIFEHIKTAGKYSFDAINASWVYNFLQFVDKEYSKRFSEKVSKLSCETLWEKFYAYFIDPIRRLFAYLIQREENGIEIGSEALVEVVSK, translated from the exons ATGGATGGACAAGAAATGTCAAACTGGAACATCGGTACGGCAGCTCTACGTCTAACAAGGAATGCAATGGCGGAAACAATCGAAGGTCCATTACAAATCGAACACACAAACTTGAAAAAGAAAGCAGAATCAGATCATGTGTCGCGTTGCACGTGCAAAAAACTAATGTGCAAAAACTTTTGGAAGGCGTTTTGTCGAACAGAATTCCCGAAACGACACAGCTACAAACACAACCCCACCTATGAAAATTACAACACTTGGTCTGGAGATTACTTCTACTTTGTTAAGTACTTTTTGGACAGTAAAGTATACGGAAATGTTACCAAGTTTGGGGAATTAGATTTTGGCGGTATCCTCAgcatttacattaattttgtgCCTATGTGTGTGTCAATTTACAATATGTCAAGCACTGGGACGATCAATCTTCCAGTTGTTCTAACAGAG GCAAGAACAGAAGCGAACAAACTACGGCATGCCGCCCAATATACCTGCACAAATACAGACCTGCAAACTTTGCTCGTAAAGCTGAATGACCTTCTTGCAGTTATAGCAAATACATCGTACAATAACGACGACATCAAGGTAGCCAGCGACAACATTAAATTT TTACAGTTGAATCCTCCAAACATTCCTGTTTGGATTGGTTTGCTGACCCGGAGCGAGATCAATGCATTTAAATCCG ATCTCGTAGAGTTTTACCAGCATAACTACTCCTCGCTGGCTGTCGCACCATATTATAAGACGATGACGGCTCCActtaaagaaatgtttgtcGTGCCAAATCTACACAAGAACGGAAGCGAAAATGGGATTACGTCATGGGCTGATATGTTGGGATGGAATGGAAGCACGTGTAACAACATTGTGTTATCTTCAAAGTCACGGGAAGGTAAAACTACGATGTGTAAGTTTCTTCTTCAAGAATGGTGTAGAGTGAGCAGCACAAACGATGCCTGCTCTCTTCAGTGCACGAGTGGACATGGGGGACATTTTTCTGACGATGATGTCTTGAGACGTTTCgattttgtctttttcattaaTCAGGAATGCGGTAATTTAGAGAAAGACGTGGTTAAACTTATTTCGGAACATGTTCTCGACGGAACGTCAAAAAGTAGACCGGAAGGCTTTTTTCGACGGCTACTAGAACAAAAGAAATGTCTCATCATTCGAGAAGGCCTGCAAGAATGCTCAAACCTTAAAACGTCCCTCTCTAAGTACTGCGTTTGTGCTCCAAAAATCATGAGTACAATAATGTTCACATCCAGGCAGTACTGCTTTCAAAGTGAAAACAAAGTGTCGGTGGACGCCAATATTCTGCTCAAGGGAATTGGGGGAGATTCAATACAGGAGCTGGCCCGCAAAGCACTGACATTTTTGACGAACACTTTCACACCAACGTTTAGCAAATTTCAGCTGAATCAAAAGCAATGGTCTTCACCTAGCCTTCGAAACATGCTGCGTATTCCAGAATTCCTATTGCAACTTATTTGTCAGTACATTGATGGTCAATCGTCGGCTCAGGAATCAGTTTTGTCTATGGCGAATTTAGCGTTTTCGTGGATTGATCAGTTAACGCTTTCACAACCACTTCAAAGCGATTGCTCTGGGAAAACTTTTCCATCGAAGTTCGACGACACGTTTTTAGGGAAGCACAAAGGCCTTGTTTTAGAACTGGGAAAGTTTGCAACCGAATTCATTTGTTCTCCTACCAGCGCTTTTGTATCTCACTCATTTCggaacaaaacaacaacaaaattggcATTGGAGGCAGGAATTTTGTTTGAAGAGGAAGACACTTCACACGCGTCGACGAATGGAGTCAAAGTTATATTTGTGGATAACGCATTTCGAGACCTATTTTCCGCAATATATATTTCAGCCACAAAAGCTGATTCGTCAAGAATATTTGAGCATATTAAAACTGCAGGAAAATACAGTTTCGATGCTATAAATGCATCTTGGGTATATAATTTCCTGCAGTTTGTAGATAAAGAATATTCAAAACGATTTTCGGAGAAAGTGTCCAAACTGTCATGTGAAACACTTTGGGAGAAGTTTTATGCATACTTCATTGATCCGATCAGACGACTTTTTGCATATCTTATCCAGCGAGAGGAAAATGGAATAGAAATTGGCAGTGAAGCGCTCGTTGAAGTTGTTAGTAAATGA